A portion of the Candidatus Kryptonium sp. genome contains these proteins:
- a CDS encoding class II fructose-bisphosphate aldolase, protein MFKDSIELKNYLAGIVEFDGDVNVIDPIKLRDKAIDELVYNAVFNPDENLKMEIRNLIRKIARKLGAVPASIQSFYEAMGRGEVGGFTVPAVNIRGLTYDVARAYVRAAKNNNVGAFIFEIAKSEIGYTFQRPSEYTACVLAACIKEGYQGPVFIQGDHVQVSAKKYLENPEKEIEALKALVKEEIEADFYNIDIDSSTLVDLSKPTLDEQQRPNYEVAAEMTEYIRKLQPEGIEISIGGEIGEVGGKNSTPEELRAYMAGYLKLLAEKGNYKGISKISVQTGTTHGGVPLPDGTIAQVKIDFETLRILSEVARKEYGLSGAVQHGASTLPEELFDKFPQVGTAEIHLATEFQNMIYSMLPNEFKHEIYEFLKKEFKDEWKSGDTEEQFIYKTRKKGFGPFKKEFWDLPSSLKEEIGNALERKFNLLLQKLNVVNTYDLVRKYVKV, encoded by the coding sequence ATGTTCAAGGACTCAATTGAATTGAAAAACTATCTTGCTGGTATAGTTGAGTTTGATGGCGATGTGAATGTAATTGACCCTATAAAGTTGAGAGATAAAGCGATTGATGAACTTGTTTATAACGCAGTATTCAATCCGGATGAAAATTTAAAAATGGAAATACGAAACCTAATTCGTAAAATAGCCCGAAAGCTCGGCGCTGTTCCTGCTTCAATACAATCTTTCTATGAAGCGATGGGAAGGGGGGAAGTTGGTGGATTTACAGTTCCAGCAGTTAACATTCGCGGTTTGACATACGATGTCGCAAGGGCTTATGTCAGAGCCGCAAAAAATAATAATGTCGGTGCTTTCATATTTGAAATCGCAAAGTCGGAAATTGGTTATACTTTCCAACGCCCAAGTGAATATACTGCCTGCGTTCTTGCAGCGTGTATAAAAGAAGGCTATCAGGGTCCTGTCTTTATCCAAGGTGATCATGTCCAAGTTAGCGCTAAAAAATACCTTGAAAACCCAGAAAAAGAAATTGAAGCGTTGAAAGCTCTAGTTAAGGAAGAGATAGAAGCTGATTTTTACAACATTGATATTGACAGTTCAACTCTAGTTGATTTGAGCAAACCAACGCTTGATGAACAGCAAAGACCAAACTACGAAGTTGCCGCTGAAATGACAGAATATATAAGAAAACTTCAACCTGAAGGAATTGAGATCTCTATTGGTGGTGAAATCGGTGAAGTTGGTGGGAAAAATAGCACTCCCGAAGAGTTAAGAGCTTATATGGCAGGTTACCTTAAACTTCTTGCTGAGAAAGGAAATTATAAAGGAATAAGCAAAATTAGTGTTCAAACTGGAACAACCCACGGTGGAGTTCCACTTCCAGATGGGACAATAGCTCAAGTCAAAATTGATTTTGAAACTTTGCGTATTCTTTCAGAAGTTGCAAGAAAAGAGTATGGTCTTTCTGGCGCGGTTCAACACGGTGCATCAACTCTGCCTGAGGAACTCTTTGATAAATTCCCACAAGTTGGAACTGCAGAAATTCATCTCGCAACAGAATTTCAAAACATGATCTATTCAATGCTTCCTAATGAATTCAAGCATGAGATTTATGAATTTTTGAAGAAAGAGTTTAAAGACGAATGGAAATCCGGAGATACGGAGGAACAATTCATTTACAAAACAAGAAAGAAGGGATTCGGTCCGTTTAAGAAAGAATTTTGGGATCTACCGAGTTCACTGAAAGAAGAGATCGGAAACGCGCTTGAAAGGAAGTTCAATTTGCTTCTGCAAAAATTGAATGTTGTTAATACTTACGATCTCGTGCGAAAATATGTTAAGGTGTAA
- a CDS encoding patatin-like phospholipase family protein — protein sequence MKQVYQFLLLLSFFGWIANSQEKLQIKFYDKNGAYHIVNYEIKQPKIALVLSGGGARGLSHIGVLKVFEKYGIKVDCIIGTSMGSIVGGLYSAGLRADEIEKIALTTNWSGIITLGEKEDRSNLFFDRKYLIEKSFIYFRFRGLKPLIPSYVISGQSITEELLKIFLKTPFHYITDYEKLKPRFYTVATDLVTGKRIIFSNGNIVYSVKASSTIPLVFQPVFLDSLVLVDGGLISNIPADVARELGCDIVITVDATSPLRSPQDIQLPWNTADQIVGIMMQLSNKFQIEKSDIVLKPELEGVSPSDFDKVELIIKSGEKVAEEKIDEIISLIESKIKILGDSEERKLSEYRLKLYGDGLPADAINSIIWKEVTDKDIVNLLYKILSQGEYARIDVEVHQGARDTEIVFNTKLNPDIKKVNVYPQSSDGFQIDFSRFLGGLFASFEVLDTCVAFYPSNEIYFSERNVYEISREILRIFHAFGYSFATIKKIEFDEFNREINIYLNDGYVSEIKIHGNIKTRNFVIFRDIMFREGEILTERKVLETLRNLWATDLFSQIKLDYIVEDSVRVAIHLQESASQFLRMGLRIDNERGGQFFSDFRNENTFGFNDNFGLTFQGGMRNLMLKLEYKVDRLFQTIFTYKFNLYHSERKVHTYKTILSDRSFSLKNEGEIKFSYIGFDLSAGGQFEKLGNALIRYQVERAFVKNVSRIEFKEERNLLAKLQLNINVDSRDKAYFPNRGVYMNAYYEMSQKFLGSDVAYSKIFFSYENYNTYFKYGALKLKFLFGLCDDSTPLSQQFFIGSVTGLNSFSGMKEDEMYGRQVILGGVEARFRSPIKVFFESFLSLRYDVGSAWEKFEAIRWKDLRQGIGIELGFDTPIGALRINVGKSFLVRAVKQEGLIWGPTIFYFSLGFE from the coding sequence ATGAAACAGGTATATCAATTTTTGCTTCTTCTTTCTTTTTTCGGCTGGATAGCAAATTCACAAGAAAAACTGCAAATAAAATTTTATGATAAGAACGGGGCTTATCATATTGTAAACTACGAAATTAAGCAACCTAAAATCGCACTTGTTTTAAGTGGTGGGGGAGCAAGGGGACTAAGCCATATCGGAGTTTTAAAAGTTTTTGAAAAGTATGGAATCAAGGTTGATTGTATAATTGGAACAAGTATGGGGAGCATAGTTGGTGGCTTATATTCCGCCGGATTAAGAGCTGATGAAATTGAGAAGATCGCGCTCACAACGAATTGGAGCGGTATAATAACACTTGGTGAGAAAGAAGACAGATCTAACTTGTTTTTTGACAGGAAATATCTGATTGAGAAAAGTTTTATTTATTTCCGTTTCAGAGGTCTGAAACCACTTATCCCATCATATGTAATTTCAGGACAAAGCATAACTGAGGAACTTTTAAAAATTTTTTTAAAAACACCATTCCACTATATAACCGATTACGAAAAACTGAAACCAAGATTTTATACTGTTGCGACAGATCTTGTAACTGGAAAGAGAATTATTTTTTCAAACGGAAATATCGTTTATTCTGTTAAGGCAAGTTCCACTATCCCTCTTGTTTTTCAACCTGTATTTTTAGATTCGCTTGTCCTTGTTGATGGTGGTTTGATTTCTAACATACCTGCGGATGTGGCAAGGGAACTTGGATGTGATATAGTGATAACAGTTGATGCGACAAGTCCCTTAAGAAGCCCCCAAGATATTCAACTTCCGTGGAACACGGCTGATCAAATCGTGGGGATAATGATGCAACTTTCAAATAAATTTCAAATTGAAAAATCAGACATCGTCTTGAAACCAGAACTTGAAGGAGTTAGCCCATCTGATTTTGATAAAGTGGAACTGATAATAAAAAGTGGTGAAAAAGTAGCGGAGGAGAAAATTGATGAAATAATTTCGCTTATAGAATCAAAAATCAAAATTTTAGGCGATTCCGAGGAGCGAAAGTTAAGCGAATACCGACTTAAACTCTACGGCGATGGTCTGCCTGCAGATGCGATCAATTCAATTATTTGGAAAGAAGTCACTGATAAAGATATCGTTAATCTTTTGTATAAGATATTATCGCAGGGGGAATATGCAAGAATTGATGTGGAAGTGCACCAAGGAGCAAGAGACACTGAAATTGTTTTCAATACAAAACTGAATCCAGATATAAAAAAAGTTAATGTGTATCCTCAATCTTCAGATGGTTTTCAGATAGATTTTTCAAGGTTTTTAGGAGGATTATTTGCTTCGTTTGAGGTTTTGGATACTTGCGTTGCTTTTTATCCAAGCAATGAGATTTATTTTTCAGAAAGAAATGTTTATGAAATTTCTCGGGAAATTTTGCGAATTTTCCACGCCTTCGGTTATTCGTTCGCTACTATAAAAAAAATTGAATTTGACGAGTTCAATCGTGAAATTAACATCTATTTGAACGATGGCTATGTATCGGAGATAAAAATTCACGGCAACATCAAGACAAGGAATTTTGTTATCTTTCGTGACATTATGTTCAGGGAAGGGGAGATATTAACTGAAAGAAAAGTTTTGGAAACTTTAAGAAATCTGTGGGCTACCGATCTTTTCTCGCAGATAAAGCTTGATTATATTGTTGAAGATAGTGTTCGGGTTGCGATCCATCTTCAAGAATCAGCATCGCAGTTTTTGAGAATGGGTCTGAGAATTGATAACGAGCGGGGGGGACAGTTCTTTTCTGATTTCCGCAATGAAAATACATTTGGCTTTAACGATAACTTTGGATTAACTTTTCAAGGTGGGATGAGAAACTTGATGTTGAAACTTGAATATAAAGTTGACAGGTTATTTCAAACAATTTTCACATACAAGTTTAACCTTTACCATTCCGAAAGGAAAGTTCATACTTACAAAACTATTTTAAGTGATAGGAGTTTTTCGCTCAAGAACGAAGGAGAAATTAAGTTCTCTTACATTGGCTTTGATTTATCCGCAGGTGGACAATTTGAAAAACTCGGGAATGCTCTAATAAGGTATCAGGTTGAACGAGCATTTGTTAAAAATGTTTCAAGAATTGAGTTCAAAGAAGAAAGGAATTTGCTTGCGAAGTTACAGCTGAATATAAATGTTGATTCAAGAGACAAAGCTTATTTTCCCAATCGTGGGGTTTATATGAATGCCTACTATGAAATGTCGCAAAAGTTTCTTGGTTCAGATGTCGCTTATTCAAAAATTTTCTTCTCGTACGAAAACTACAACACATATTTTAAATATGGTGCTTTGAAGTTGAAGTTTTTGTTTGGTTTATGTGATGATTCAACTCCGTTGTCACAGCAGTTTTTTATCGGCTCGGTTACAGGTTTAAATTCATTTTCTGGGATGAAAGAAGATGAAATGTATGGAAGACAGGTTATCCTTGGAGGAGTAGAGGCGAGATTTAGAAGCCCTATAAAAGTTTTTTTTGAAAGTTTTTTATCATTACGATATGATGTCGGTTCCGCATGGGAAAAATTTGAGGCAATTAGATGGAAAGATCTAAGACAGGGCATTGGAATTGAACTCGGCTTTGATACACCAATTGGTGCCTTAAGAATCAATGTCGGTAAAAGTTTTCTGGTGAGAGCGGTAAAACAAGAAGGATTGATTTGGGGTCCGACGATCTTTTACTTTTCGCTTGGATTTGAGTGA
- the hflX gene encoding GTPase HflX, whose protein sequence is MVNYEKEREKAIIVGVIFPHQTRAQVEEYLDELELLADTAGADVVCRVYQERESPDPAFFIGRGKAEQIAKIVEDEKIDIVIFDDDLSGVQVRNLEDIINCKVIDRTTLILDIFASHARTAPAKIQVELAQLEYLLPRLTGRWRHLSKQYGGIGTKGPGETQLETDRRLVKRKIAILRRKLNEIDNQRKVQRKGRRDIFRVALVGYTNAGKSTLLNVLADANVYVEDKLFATLDATTRVVKLSPTRKILLTDTVGFIRKLPHHLIASFKSTLDEIVEADILLHVVDISAPNFKEQIKVVEETLGELNSLDKPTILVFNKIDKLQDRNLIYSIANEYKNAVFISAARGLNIQALKDKISQIIDDHYVEITGKIDVSNSEAMSLIYKLGEVLDVRYDDDNYLTLKFKIEKRHLPKISSYILMT, encoded by the coding sequence TTGGTAAATTACGAAAAGGAGCGAGAGAAAGCGATTATAGTTGGAGTGATCTTCCCTCATCAAACGAGAGCTCAAGTTGAGGAATACCTTGATGAATTGGAACTTCTTGCTGATACGGCGGGGGCTGATGTGGTTTGCAGAGTTTATCAAGAAAGAGAAAGTCCTGATCCCGCATTTTTCATAGGGCGTGGTAAAGCTGAACAAATAGCTAAAATCGTTGAGGATGAGAAAATAGACATTGTGATATTTGATGACGACTTATCGGGTGTTCAAGTCAGAAATCTTGAGGATATAATTAATTGTAAAGTTATAGATCGGACGACTCTAATACTTGATATATTTGCCTCGCATGCGAGGACGGCACCAGCCAAAATTCAAGTTGAACTTGCCCAACTTGAGTATCTCTTGCCAAGATTGACTGGCAGATGGAGACACTTGTCAAAGCAATATGGTGGAATCGGAACAAAAGGACCAGGTGAAACTCAACTTGAAACAGACAGACGACTTGTCAAAAGGAAGATCGCTATTTTAAGAAGAAAGTTAAATGAAATTGATAATCAAAGAAAGGTCCAGCGAAAGGGACGAAGAGATATATTTAGAGTTGCACTTGTCGGTTATACGAACGCAGGCAAATCAACTCTTTTGAATGTGTTGGCTGATGCAAATGTTTATGTTGAAGACAAACTTTTCGCAACCCTTGATGCAACGACTCGTGTTGTGAAACTTTCTCCAACGAGGAAAATTCTTCTAACTGACACAGTTGGTTTCATAAGAAAACTTCCACATCATCTCATCGCATCCTTTAAGTCAACGCTTGATGAGATCGTTGAAGCAGATATATTGCTTCATGTTGTTGATATATCAGCTCCGAACTTTAAAGAACAAATAAAAGTTGTTGAGGAAACGCTCGGGGAACTTAACTCGCTTGATAAGCCCACAATTCTTGTATTTAACAAAATTGACAAATTACAAGATAGAAATTTAATCTATTCAATCGCAAACGAATATAAAAATGCTGTTTTCATATCGGCAGCTCGTGGTTTAAACATCCAAGCTTTAAAAGATAAAATCAGTCAAATTATAGACGATCATTATGTTGAGATAACTGGAAAAATTGATGTTTCAAATTCGGAGGCGATGTCGCTCATATACAAGTTGGGTGAAGTTCTTGATGTGAGATATGATGATGACAATTACTTGACGCTTAAATTCAAAATTGAAAAAAGACACCTTCCCAAAATTTCTTCATATATTTTGATGACTTGA
- a CDS encoding bis-aminopropyl spermidine synthase family protein produces the protein MAEKTMSNDRIRNQVIHSLSSGPKTFWEIFNRQDGTLKELYLTLNKLMKNNIIKREGEKFYLNDRIQIKSYPDPRCEHCRGGVQIKGEYEKILQIYKSIVKNRPLPSVEYDQGFISSEDAVRRAIFMYERGDIENKAIFILGDDDLVSIAIGLLGVAQKITVLEIDKRLIDFINDVSKEYNLNIKTINHDVIDSFPKKEMNKYDTFLTDPVETLQGFILFIYRCMQALKKKNSAGYFGLTHIEANLEKWHHIQKFILSTGMVITDIIRDFSYYPEDENQWIENYNHYLINKKLKIGIPNTNWFRSSFFRVEAYDKIKLKKLPRLKSTHELYVDDEAWCTVEHNSWK, from the coding sequence GTGGCAGAAAAAACAATGAGCAACGATAGGATAAGAAATCAGGTGATACACTCGCTTTCTTCTGGACCGAAAACTTTTTGGGAGATATTTAACAGACAAGATGGGACATTGAAAGAACTTTATCTCACCTTGAACAAGCTAATGAAAAATAACATCATAAAAAGAGAAGGTGAAAAGTTTTACTTAAACGATCGGATTCAAATTAAATCCTATCCTGACCCGAGATGCGAGCATTGTCGCGGGGGAGTTCAAATCAAAGGTGAATACGAAAAGATTCTTCAAATATATAAATCTATCGTAAAAAACCGACCTCTCCCATCGGTTGAATATGACCAAGGATTCATAAGTTCTGAAGATGCTGTAAGAAGGGCAATTTTTATGTATGAGAGAGGCGACATAGAAAACAAAGCAATTTTTATACTTGGGGACGATGATCTTGTAAGCATAGCGATCGGTCTTCTCGGCGTTGCTCAAAAAATAACAGTCCTTGAAATTGACAAGAGACTAATTGACTTCATAAACGATGTGTCAAAAGAATACAACTTAAATATCAAAACAATAAATCACGATGTGATTGATTCTTTCCCGAAGAAAGAAATGAACAAATATGATACATTTTTAACTGACCCCGTTGAAACACTTCAAGGTTTCATTCTTTTCATATACAGATGTATGCAAGCGCTTAAAAAGAAAAATTCCGCTGGATATTTTGGACTCACGCACATTGAAGCAAACCTTGAAAAGTGGCATCATATTCAAAAGTTTATACTTTCAACCGGAATGGTCATTACCGACATAATTCGCGATTTCTCTTATTACCCAGAAGATGAAAATCAATGGATTGAAAACTACAACCACTATTTAATCAACAAAAAGCTTAAAATAGGGATACCGAACACAAATTGGTTTCGGTCCTCGTTTTTTAGAGTGGAGGCGTATGACAAAATCAAATTAAAAAAACTTCCTCGCTTAAAATCAACGCATGAACTTTATGTTGATGATGAAGCGTGGTGCACAGTTGAACACAACAGTTGGAAATGA
- a CDS encoding 4Fe-4S dicluster domain-containing protein encodes MQVTLQKAFIKISKEQCKGCSLCVETCPVNVLKISERFNSRGYHYAEYVGDGCTGCGVCFYACPEPGAITVYKRGAVVDEEILNSLN; translated from the coding sequence ATGCAAGTAACTCTTCAAAAAGCCTTTATAAAAATCAGCAAAGAACAATGCAAAGGATGTTCACTTTGCGTTGAAACTTGTCCTGTTAATGTTTTAAAAATTTCCGAGCGATTTAATTCGCGCGGTTATCATTATGCTGAATATGTTGGTGATGGTTGCACTGGTTGTGGGGTTTGCTTTTATGCTTGCCCTGAACCAGGAGCTATAACGGTCTACAAACGAGGTGCGGTAGTTGATGAGGAAATTTTAAACTCTTTAAACTAA